Genomic segment of Mercurialis annua linkage group LG6, ddMerAnnu1.2, whole genome shotgun sequence:
TATTTAGACTTCTGCCTCACTTTCTTGTTATATCTCTCCCTCAACACCCTTTATCCATTTATATACATCTATGCATTATACATTCttaaaaagcaataaaaaaaattaattttttttttaaaaaaacattaactaTAGAAAGCTGAAAGTGGGTGAAGATGGTAGTTGAGTTATTCTTTCTTACTTACTGGATTAATGTTTTAGAGAGACATAACATTAATTTTCTTTACCAAATTCTCCTGTTTGGAACCTCATTTCTTTCAGAATAGGTAATAATGATGTTGTGGATTCCAagacaaatgaaaaaaaattattaactctCTTTTGAAGAGAAAACCCTAGTGTTACTATAAAGATCTTGACGCCATTATTTGCTTGAAGTTGCTCTCAGAATCAATGCACATTCCTTggacaacaaaaacaaatggTATAAGACAAACGATAAGGTCAGAATCTTACATTAATGCTGAACTTAACCTCGTTTTCCTTTTCTATAATCTCTTTATTCCCTGAACCCCTAAAAATGGCAAAAACAGAAGAAACTGAGCTCAAGAAATGGCATTGGATCAAAAACCCAATAGTTCTACATCAGATGATCACTGATCAAAAGTTTGGTTCTTTTCATCAAGATCAGCAATATTCATGCATGACCGGTCAGCAAGAAATAAAGTTACATATTACGATTActgaactataatttttttacggtTCGTGCATCATtgatttatttgttatattatatatatgataatctattttcattttttttcaaaatgagaGGTAATATCGCAATTCGGTCAATAAAATTACTTATGCGGCACTGTAAACGTTAAGCGTCACATAATTTTTCGCTGAccacataaataataatttatctgAATTCGCTAAGTAACAACTTCCCGttgttgaaaaaaaataaaaattgagtcatcataatataaaaataaatgatggTAATCAAAGCAGTGGCAGAATCAGAATTTTGTTTCAAACCGAACTTaactttaagtatatttttgacTTTCCAACAATCCGAACATAACCTTTATCTAGTCTGAACGACCTGCAAACCCTACTTCTTTCTCTTCAAATTTTCTAATGAATTTTCGACGGCAAGTCGGACTAGAACCTGCTTTTATGCTCTTAGTAACTCGACCtctaaatcaaaaaatataaaaaatcttTGGTTAAATGACAATTAATCTTTTTAACCCAAAAGATATATTGTTAAACTTCATATCATAGTATAATATATCAGCAAAAGGGTATTTCATCTACACATCCTTTTTCATGTCAGTTAACCGAAACTACAAAAGCAGTAACTAATAGGGTTTTATCTATATAATATAATCTACTCTTTTAACATATGAGAAGGGATAATATCTTGAAGAAGGCCATGATCTTCGAGCAAACCACCTCCTTGAATGCTGCAAATACGCCTCTCATGTAAAAGCCTACCATTTGTATTTGCATTATAACCAAAACCCAACGGTGAAAAACTGTTAGCAAaaggttgttgttgttgttggtgTTGGTGTTGATAGAGCGATAATCTTGTTTGCACCGGCATGGTAAAAGCCGCGGTGGAATAACCAGAGTCCGCCGGAGCTCCGAGAAAGCTCGGACGAGGCATTACGGGGCTGGGATGTGTGTGTTGGCCTTCGTAGGTGGTGACAACTATGGTTGGATCACTGAAAGATCGTTCCACTCTTTTCTTCACATTACATGATGCAGTAGTGCAACGATAATAACTCCTGAAAAGAATCAAAAAATGggcaaaataaaacaaattcattAGCGTTTGAgctaaaaataattatccaaaaatgaagaattaGTTAACATCTAAGAAGTACCGCAatacttcattcaatcaacatttTTCGTTTCGAAAACGTGTTGGAAACTTGACGTTTCCGacatttttaacataaaaaaacgttaaaataacaccgtttcgAGATGCCCGTGCTAAATATGTTAACATTGAAGTTAGTACCTAGGAAAAGGGCTGTTTTTCACAGCTTTTTGACCGTACTTTCTCCATCTGTACCCATCTTCCAGATGATCAACCTCGCTCTTTGTCATGAATGCGAATCTAGCTTCTCTCTGTCTCTTCTGATTTGTCTTCTTTGCCTTTAACCTGAAAAAACAACCCACAAAACACACCAAAAAACCCATCAAAAACCTTCAACTTTAAAAGTCAAAAATCACCACAAATATTAACAATTCCCATCCATTAAAGCATTCAAACTTAAACCCCCAAAAACTAtccattttttcataaaaaaacatataaaaaaaactcactCTTTCTTGGTCTTTTGttgctcttcttcttcattattATCCACAGCCAAAATAGGCAAAACTTCATCATTCAAAGCCTCACTAGAAGCCGAAGAAATAGACGAAGAATTAGGAGTTGCAGGCTGATTAACCAACCCATCCGCCGACTCCATCTTCGTTACAACAACTGGAGTATTAACACCACCATTTTTACACGGCACAGCCTGTTGAAACACATCAAAAACCGAAGGACTTACACTACCAAAATCTTGCATGCCCAACAACTCAAGAAACCCTAACGAACTCTTATCTCCACCTCCTCCTCCttcataaaaattatcaaaaacacTCTGTACTGAATAACTACTCTGAAGAAAAAGATCAGGAAATGTTGTTGTCGTTGACGATGATGAACCCACCATATTTTCAATCTTTACTGTTTCAACCCCTTCCATAATAATAACAGTGATTAGTATCCTTTTTGTTTATCAGATTAAAGAAACTAAAACTTCATGAAAATAGTAAAATACTACCATATAAGATAGCTAGAGGAAAAAGAGAGAGAACTAATGGGGTTTGATTTGCTGTTTGGAAgaagaaaggaagaagaagtAGGGTAGGGTTGATCTGGTTTTTATGGTAGGTAGGTGGGTGTATGTGTTTTAGAGAGAGAATGGTTTTTTCCTTTGAGGTGTGAAAGAAATTCAAAGAAAGTGAattgatgaagatgatgatgatgatgacttaTGAGAGTTGTTTGTTATTGGTTTAATATATCAAAAAGCCcctgtattttttatattttatttatatagtctctctttaaaattaattattcaatagTTTTTTACTATTTGACGGAAACTATGAGTGTATCTCAGTCActgttaaatatttaaataatgtacgtcaaaaatgataaaagaccctatatttttaaatttttattttattttaattttttttgttcaataggtctttatatttaatttttttacttatccAATCACTCTTTAAGTTTGATGATGTGATCTATTTTGCCAATGTATCGAGTCAGAAGAATAGTTTGGATCCGATTTTATGTGTATTTTACGGTAGATGTAATGTACATTTCTTTTTTAGATGAAAAATATCTAGAAATTCAAAGTAATTGAATACAAAAAATAGATGAAGataagaatttaataaaaatcgaataaatactctctccgtcccatttaagaagggacatatctcatttttatttgttccaTTTAAGAAGGTTatatcgtgttttttgtgccaatttatatgaattttcatTTTCTACCCCCATTTttctttccataattaatgactattaatttatacacaaaatacaacactatcataaataggggtaaaataagaaaacactataataattaatgcttttttaatactccctccgtcccgtttaagaagggacatatcccatttttatttgtcccatctaaaaaggccatatcgtgttttctgtgccaatttatattgaacctccacttttatccctttagttatttcaatatgcattaaaaacaactcaatttacaatacatttattttattattaggagaaattatactaattaataggggtagacatgataaaataaaatattgtcttattttattaatatttgtgcaaaattcatttgtcccttcttaaacgggacggagggagtatatgtgaaaaagtcatttgtcccttcttaaacgggacggagggagtataaagaATTAAAAGTACAAGGGTAAAAAGATATATTTGGCCCTTGTTATCATAAGTTTATTTTGTTGACCGGCGATTGGAGGTCAAGTTTTTGTACGGACATGAAACAGAACCGGTCGTTGGTATTGAATGTGTACCGACAAAAACCCAAGTGGTCTAACCATTCATACGTGGATTTTGACTGCTTAACCAGTTTTTTTCTCTTAAATGTAAACGGGATTTAGCAAACACGTGAGAGAGATACTTAATTACggctttttaatttaaacaaagtgttgtaattttgtatttaatcgtgatttttttaatcctccaaaagcaaaagatatcttcatttttataatttgatttttttatacagTATGCTGATCTattgatgatattttttttgtatggtGTAAAGAATGTTTATGGCATTTTTGTTTAGTGACAAGTGTATGATGATGGGCTGTTAATTTTgcaaatgaaattaaataaGAGGCTTGATAGATACAGAAAATGCTgacacaataaaaaaaactaaaataaatattatattaatttatttaaattaacacaagataaaaactaaaattacgAAAACATAAATCAAACCTCATAATCCACAAATGCTTTATTACAACATTGCGAAGGTCAAGATGAATACTTTTATCTTTAGATTATCGGTATCTCGAGAAATATTGTTGAAATCAGATATGACCATCCATTGCTATTTCAACCGGTTCATCTAGTACCTGTACTTCCATTGCATCTTGAATTGTTGCAATAAAATCTCGTTCGTTTTCGATTTTCATGTTATGCATGATAATACACGTTGTCATAATATCATGTAGCACATCTTTTTTCCAAAATCTTGAAGGTCCCGCAATAATTGCAAAATGTGACTGTAAAACTCCGAACGTAGTATGTTTCGTTTTTAagttattatataataaaattatctatgTATATACTAttgtcttttaaaattaattatgtaataatttttaattgtctcctaaaattattaatataaaacttttatgttattgtttcataaaaaatttcttgtaatatttttatatcaatatctcgtgaaattatttaataaataaataattaattatatacaattataaattatatgtatCAAAGTGTACATTAACCATATTATCatattcaaaaagtgaaatggtGAAAGAAAAATTCCTTCATCATTTTTGATGGAAGAGAGTGTAAAAAGGTCACCAAAATACATTTTAGTGACTCTCTTGGAGATGGAGAGTCATCAATTTCCATTTTGATGACACCCCTTGAAGATGGTCTTATAAGTTAATTGACCGAAAAGTCGACGTTGTAACTTCATTAATGTTATCTTTCTTTCGTATTTATGACTTTcaaaaacactatgaaacatcaaattatttagataaaattcaAACACAATTCTTCATATTTACACTCCCTCCGTCCTACTAGAgttgtctattttatttttattacacagtttaagaaatacaattattatttatgaattttgtaaaattttctttacttttcttgtcatatccctatttaatatagggtacacttgcaatttatttttaatttactctaTTAGTAGATTTTAAGTAGggataatataagaaaattgagtgtaaaaaaaatcagttattttttgaaagtggacaagaattttgggacaaattttttttctcaaagtgaCAACTCTCTTGGGAaggagggagtatatattataaggggttaatttcatataaaattatcacctttacacgttttttcactttaatcacgttctttaaaaagtgtcaaataaaatcaccaccttttatttttttgcaaatctatattACGGATTTGAAAATTCAGTGTAtcgacaaccggaatcaacaagaaaaaagTAAGAGGAAGgtattttttatgttaattagCGCATTAGTCAGATTTGGATATTTATGTGGGAGAAAAAAGACACCGAATTTTTTCATCAGTgatagatttataaaaattaaaaggtggtgattttatttgacactttttaaaggacgtgattaaaatataaaaatgtgtaaaggtggtaattttatatgaaattaacctattatatataaatataacaaataaaccctcttatccacaaattaaagaaagaaataaaaaataattaaatttttttaaaacgtaCCGGACCTCACCGCCACCTCCCTTAGACCGTCACCGTCTCCCTCCATCCCACAACAACCCGCTTGTCCGCTCTCGGACCTGCCGCCGTCCTTTATGAGAGGACGACAAGGTCTGCTTCATGGATGACGGGTGGGCGACGGATCGGCAGATCCAACGATGGCGGGTCCGATAGAAGTGGTAGTAGATTTGAAGTGTAGGcgttgaaatttaaaaattaacaatatatatttgattaattttttatttataacttgtttgaatgttttttaagttaaagaacttatttgaatttattcAAGTAGGAAAAAGTATGATAATGTTggatcagtttttttttttatctctttgATTTGACTTTAACAATCAATTTAGAGattctaatattatttataagtgTGTATGGACCTATTTAAACCATCGCGAATCGATTCGAAGTTTTCTAATGAgaataaaaaattccaaatttgCAATGTTCCAGCGAGAAAGTCGCACTTGCGCTAGACTAAAATTACGGGCGCGACACAGTTGAATCACGGGCCCAATTAAAGGACTGATCCTGCACACTTTCAAGGACCAAAAGTCACGGGCGCGCCACCCAGAGATCACGGGGGCGACCTTTATTACCATTGAGGGTCCAACAGTTACTTTCAAACCCCCTAACGATTGGCTAACACATGGCAATAACCCATTGGAAAAGTTAAATGTCGCGGGAGCGCTATGGTACTCGCGGGCGCAACTGTGCTGCTTTGTGCACAACTTTTTTCTTCATTTAGAAGATTTGGAGGAGAGTTGTTGAGGTTATAAATATCCTTCAATCACCACATTTATGTGGTTAGACACTTTAAGAACAACAATAACTATAAACAATTGATTAAAACTCTTTCTTCATTTATTGTGTATCATTTAGTGATTGCCTTTCTTTATTGCTTATTTTATAAtcatgtaatgtttgtagatttgtaattaattttaaaaaatcactttgctgagtttgtgtttagttttagaaaaacacttattGTATTAGTTATGTGTTAAGCTTAAAACACCCCcattagttaattaaatcaaatatcaATCTTTAATTGAGTAGTGGAATAGAACCAATTTGTGATTCGAATCACTCTAAATCTCTTATGTTCCTTTCTCTAAATCTAATCTTTctctttaacttttaaaattagacATAAAACCTAATTTACTTCCCTCTTAGGTATTTCAGACATAACTCTTAAATGTAGTTGTTTTGAAACTTTTCATCCTTTTAGTAATAAAATCgtctaattttttcaatttagggTGCTAATGAAAGTCGAAAATACGAAATGgggtaaaattgattttttataagGATAGAGTACTATTGAAAAAAGAGTAAAGGTGGGTAGTTTTTCGGCCTATTAAcctttattatataaatatgataTGATAATAAGAGATCAAATCAAAGATAATATTATAGTTAGTTTGTACGAATTGTGGTGGAAGATGTTCACCGCGTTTGATTTTCCCCCAAGAGTATGAGAATCCATTAGTTAATAAGAGCATATTTAACCTAACTCTATAATAGAGTGTCAAGCTCCAccatataaaataaatgaacttCAAACTAACTTTATAAACTTACTTAAGtttataaacttatttaattttatagttttaagaTATTCTTTTGAGTTTGAGACAGAATTTGTGTTTgggaaaaatattattatatatataaaatagagtGGGTTAGATTTGGTTTAAACTGTATTTCAGTTATTACAAGTGATCAAATTTCAGAAAGTTGCATCCCCTCCAAATAAAGAAACTATCTCAAACACTAAATTAAGTCCTTGCTAAAGTATGAGCTATCATATTGGACAATTTTAGGATAAGAAAAACTACTATATTGATTAGGGAGTAAATATAACGAATTATACGGTAGTTCATATTTCTGTTATATTTCATCTTACAAATGAAGGAACCGCTCAAATGTCGATAATCATTAGGATGAAGTATGGCCAATGGAATTCGAAAACGGTCAAAGATGTCCTTAATGTATTTGTCCAGTGGCAGTTTTAGCCCTCCCCCAATATCTTGAACAAAAATAACATGTTCATTAGGCTCCACACCTGATCCAGGGCATAACTGGACACCGGTAGCCTAAAAGTAATCCAGTCAGGGATTTTATATCGGCCCTTGATCCACTCTAGGGCGCCATCGCCCAACACGCATGGAAATGCAGAAAGAGTAATATGAGCTTTCTTCTTAAAAGGAAGTATTTTTGATTGAGGAGATTGGGGTGAtcttttctgttttttcttaACAAGGACCTCATCCTCATCCTCAGACTCCTAATCTCCTTCTTGTTCACCATCGAGGTGATCCTCCCCTTCACCCTTTCGGCCAGCGCACAACCTCATCTCCCCTTCGCCTCACTGATATGGCCTCGGGACTGGACGTTTCCTCCTGGCTATCCTCCACTACCTTATTCTCTAAATCCTCCATATCAGGGTCTACCTCTACAACTCCAAGAGAAATATATGATGCTGACCTATCACTAGACTTTTTAGAGGAAGAAGTTACCGACGAAGATGACATGACTAGTGTGTAACAAACAAAGAAAATCAATGAAATAACAAGGAAGGAAAGGAGGCACTTATTTACAACTGATGACAGATGAAAGCTTTgttgaaaaaaaatgcaaaaaggaCAAGAGAAAAATGAGAAGCAAACAAGAAGAAAGGAGTAAAAAAAGATATACTagagataaaagaaaaagagagagagaaaaaaattgaattttatttaccTCCTTTTAGAAAAACAAGGAGCAGTTAAGTACTTGAGTGTATGACAACATGACACAACTTCCCAGACAAGGCATTCATTGCAAAAACAAAGAGACACGACTCTTTATATTCTGAACATCAgtcaaaacgtttgaaatttaaaaaattcaaattttaaaatttgaaattcgaAATGATGAAAAAACCGCCCGAAGCCTTTGACTTTGGCTctggtgggggggggggggggggggcatcTGATATCGACCTAGAAATATCTGAACTCTAAATTTCGCCTCATAAACCTGGTTCGCCTCCAGATCTTAAAGAACGTCCCTATTTGAGTCCTCTCTAGTTCAAATAGAGACTTCGCCCTTTGCTAGTTTGAGTTCGCCAATTAAATAAAGAGGTGCACCAGCCCTTCTCTCCCACTAACAGAATATATCAAAAAACTTTGCCTACACCCATGAAAGGTCGTGCTTTGAACCCACAATCTTGAACGAGATAACTGGCCATTAGAGGGCCTATAAAAAGAGCTCCACGGTGCTTGAGAAAAGTACTTATTTTTTAAACCTTAAATACTTATTACCCACATTATCTACCGAGAAACCCGTATTGACTTAAATATCGGAGCGCCTTTCAGGCAACACCAGCCTAAACTCCTTGAGCTTACTTTGTTCTTTGTGCATGAAACACTCAAGAGGCGAACTTAAGAGTTTTCTAGTTGTATCACTTATGAAGAACATAACTTCATTCAAAGtctttaagaattttaaaattttcacttAATGTAAAGGGTATTGCAAGTAAGCAGCTATGTTCTCGACGTCTATTTTCTTCAGTTCATTGCACAACTTTTCACTGCACTTCTGATGGCTTCAAAATATCTTTAAACTCGCAAAACAAACTCGTATTACGGGTGATATGCTCAAACATAAAATGAGTACAAAAGAAGATCAAAACAAACACGAATATGAGATAATTATACTTAAACAACATATGAAAATAAGAGTAATTCTACTTCTAGTAGAAACCCTCAAACCCACCTTTTACTTGTCCTCAAACAAGAACAAAGTCTCACTcaataaaacaattactcaCCAAATTCGTAAatcacaataaattaaaaattcgtaaACTTTCTATTAtgatgaattaaataaaatcttaCTGTATAAATTAAACAACAGaatgaaaatataaatgaattgaTCGTGCATATGACTCGATATAGATTCACAATacgataaatttttattataatttgacaATTCTTTACTAATCCGtcataaaattttgttttttttacaatttttttaaataaacctATAGTCATCAAATTGAAAAGGGTACACAATATATTAAtgtccaaaataaaattatcctaaTAAGGGAATCAAAGAACCAAACATGATTGCATGAATAAAGTTGGGAAATAAATAGAAGATTGATATATACATGCATGCTTCTTCTTATATAAAGTCGGTGAATTCGGCTACTTTTTACCATCTTCTTTTGCATCTTAATTCATACATAAATCATTCGCAACTAAAGAAGAGAAAGCAAAATATGTTATTTATCCTTTTTCATGTAGTACCATAGTATATGTATGAAAAAGGTTATGCACGTGTGGTATGATCGATCGCACGCTTGCATAAATTGCGTGTAAGCTCCACTAAAATGTGCATGCTTTCATTATTTGGTTTCTCACTTTCTTTTGGCAACTATTTACTTACCCTTTTCTCCTTATACTTTGTATTCCGATCACATCTCATTCACTCTCATTTTATCTAACACCTCcttttttttcgaaaaaaaaatgaaaccaaaaattaaatgcATTGAAAAAATAgttgaatttaaatttactaacaattttatatttagtttaaataaatttatcatgtatagaaaaatataaaacgattaaaccaaatataaaataaatatataccagTGGCGGAACAAGAATGGAGGGAGGTGAGGTGGCCGCTTCACCCCGGTTCCGATCCAAGACCGAtgagttttaaataattattataaagaagacaattttttaattttttttgaaataaacggTATATCGCGCGTTTGatccaaaacttttaaaaaagtcGTATAACATATTGTTCAACTACACAAAGTTTATGcccatctaaataaaatttactgTTCCGCCATTGATTATTACTATATGTTTTCCATTATTATCAAATCTAATTGAAAAATAGTAATTAGTTATTGTTTAGAATATATGTAGACCAGGAATACCTTCATGACTGCGTGTACccgtttcatattatttatattagttGAAGAAAATATAGTTCAATGATGATTTGGGTGTTATTAGGATAACATAGTTTATTTGCTATGCATAAGCAAAGTATATTATGATATCTAAACCAATTTACTTCTCACCAAAATTGAACACTTTTATCCGTTTGCTATCTATCAAATAGACATTGTATTAATTGCttagctatatatatatactcaatGCAAGACAAGAGGTAccatcatttaaaaaatatgaatcatTTCTCTACAACTTACAAGCAAAAGATATCAAAAAATGTCAATGTAGATATATGAATTAATCTGAAAAATTTAGACTCATTCTTCTTCTCTAATTATaagtgaaaaatattattttaattacatgtataaataatatattgctacatatatatttatcataatgaTATAGAATAATCTTTATAGAGCTTTGTTAAAATGCATTACATCTACGGGAAAATACATGTTTCACATTTTCTAAAAGtttacttataaaaataaatatatcttttaaaaatgatacttaaccattaaaatttttttaattttttatttatttataaatttactgAAATTTAGGGAGTAGTGGCATGGGGGAACAAAAAATGGCGGTCCAGCCAGGGGCGTGGCCAGAACTAGAAA
This window contains:
- the LOC126686018 gene encoding WRKY transcription factor 23 encodes the protein MEGVETVKIENMVGSSSSTTTTFPDLFLQSSYSVQSVFDNFYEGGGGGDKSSLGFLELLGMQDFGSVSPSVFDVFQQAVPCKNGGVNTPVVVTKMESADGLVNQPATPNSSSISSASSEALNDEVLPILAVDNNEEEEQQKTKKELKAKKTNQKRQREARFAFMTKSEVDHLEDGYRWRKYGQKAVKNSPFPRSYYRCTTASCNVKKRVERSFSDPTIVVTTYEGQHTHPSPVMPRPSFLGAPADSGYSTAAFTMPVQTRLSLYQHQHQQQQQPFANSFSPLGFGYNANTNGRLLHERRICSIQGGGLLEDHGLLQDIIPSHMLKE